In one Streptomyces sp. NBC_00597 genomic region, the following are encoded:
- a CDS encoding FHA domain-containing protein: MPTCPNGHQSASDDWCEVCGHRMAAAAGAPAAPSYGYGYPPTTGEPTAQAELCPQCRTPREAMAPFCEECRYNFLTRSATSYTPLGTDAGAVSGNGAGATPPPPPPAPPAPPVPAPAPFSQDHFEYQGSRPSRVNRPAEPLEREDDWLLPPPAHEQPQVQPQPPQEYRQPQEYQLSEYQQPHEYQQPQQAQQQHVPQQPFPPQSTGAWSATIGPDRSYFMAMMHRSGPEAAALNLPAYSPEQHLPLSGGQITIGRRRASTGESPDIDLSVPPEDPGVSHQHAVLVQQPDLSWAVVDQNSTNGTTINGGEESIQPYVPIPLSDGDRVHVGAWTTITIRRS, encoded by the coding sequence ATGCCGACCTGCCCGAACGGGCACCAGTCCGCCTCCGACGACTGGTGCGAGGTCTGCGGCCACCGCATGGCTGCCGCCGCGGGTGCGCCCGCGGCGCCTTCCTACGGCTACGGCTACCCTCCCACTACCGGTGAGCCGACCGCCCAGGCGGAGCTCTGCCCGCAGTGCCGGACCCCGCGCGAGGCCATGGCCCCGTTCTGCGAGGAGTGCCGGTACAACTTCCTGACGCGCTCGGCGACCTCGTACACCCCGCTCGGGACGGACGCGGGAGCCGTCAGCGGGAACGGCGCCGGGGCCACCCCGCCGCCTCCGCCTCCGGCGCCGCCCGCACCTCCGGTGCCCGCCCCGGCGCCGTTCTCACAGGACCACTTCGAGTACCAGGGCTCCCGGCCGTCCCGGGTCAACCGGCCGGCCGAGCCCCTGGAGCGCGAGGACGACTGGCTGTTGCCGCCGCCGGCCCACGAGCAGCCGCAGGTCCAGCCGCAGCCGCCGCAGGAGTACCGGCAGCCGCAGGAGTACCAGCTGTCGGAGTACCAGCAGCCGCACGAGTACCAGCAGCCTCAGCAGGCGCAGCAGCAGCACGTGCCCCAGCAGCCGTTCCCGCCCCAGAGCACCGGCGCCTGGAGCGCGACGATCGGCCCCGACCGCTCGTACTTCATGGCGATGATGCACCGCAGCGGCCCCGAGGCGGCCGCGCTCAACCTGCCCGCCTACTCCCCGGAGCAGCACCTTCCGCTCTCCGGCGGTCAGATCACGATCGGCCGTCGCCGCGCCTCCACGGGCGAGTCCCCGGACATCGACCTGTCGGTGCCCCCGGAGGACCCGGGCGTCTCCCACCAGCACGCGGTGCTCGTCCAGCAGCCCGACCTCAGCTGGGCGGTAGTGGACCAGAACTCCACCAACGGCACCACCATCAACGGCGGCGAGGAGTCGATCCAGCCCTACGTCCCGATCCCGCTCTCCGACGGCGACCGGGTCCACGTGGGCGCCTGGACCACGATCACCATCCGCCGGAGCTGA
- a CDS encoding methyltransferase domain-containing protein — MGAHSGHSTRTTRPPRTAEGETRDLRDAAHAGQVQELTAAGVLEDPAWRAAFAAVPRHVFVPYFFTGRGAGHERLWGEDPDPARRARWLRGVYTDAPLATRLRDGELLSSSSQPSLMAKMLAALDVRDGDDVLEIGAGTGYTAALLCHRLGDEHVTTVDLDEEITESARAHLALLGHRPSVVTGDGARGCPSRAPFDRILVTCMLPLVPHAWLGQCRPGARILAPLSTGLIALRVQDADFAEGRFLHTPAYFVPLRGATAAPAAPGLPYGLPYELVENDHFQFMLVLTAGALHPREALDLWRGEGRPGRERFGVTVSAEGQWSWLDDPQGPYVWPLGE; from the coding sequence ATGGGTGCACACTCCGGACACTCCACGCGTACCACCCGCCCCCCGCGCACCGCGGAGGGCGAGACGAGGGACCTGCGCGACGCCGCCCACGCGGGGCAGGTGCAGGAGCTGACCGCAGCCGGGGTGCTGGAGGACCCCGCCTGGCGGGCGGCCTTCGCGGCGGTGCCCCGGCACGTCTTCGTCCCGTACTTCTTCACCGGCCGCGGGGCCGGCCACGAGCGGCTCTGGGGCGAGGACCCGGACCCGGCCCGCCGGGCCCGCTGGCTGCGCGGGGTCTACACGGACGCCCCGCTCGCCACCCGGCTGCGCGACGGCGAGCTGCTCTCCTCCAGCAGCCAGCCGTCCCTGATGGCGAAGATGCTGGCGGCGCTCGACGTCCGCGACGGGGACGACGTGCTGGAGATCGGCGCCGGCACCGGCTACACCGCCGCGCTGCTGTGCCACCGGCTCGGCGACGAGCACGTCACCACCGTCGACCTGGACGAGGAGATCACCGAGTCCGCGCGGGCGCACCTGGCCCTGCTCGGCCACCGGCCGTCCGTGGTCACCGGGGACGGGGCGCGGGGCTGCCCCTCCCGGGCCCCGTTCGACCGGATCCTGGTGACGTGCATGCTGCCGCTGGTCCCGCACGCCTGGCTCGGCCAGTGCCGGCCGGGGGCGCGGATCCTGGCCCCGCTGTCGACCGGGCTGATCGCGCTGCGCGTCCAGGACGCCGACTTCGCGGAGGGCCGCTTCCTGCACACCCCCGCCTACTTCGTCCCGCTGCGCGGGGCCACGGCCGCACCGGCCGCGCCCGGGCTGCCGTACGGACTCCCGTACGAGCTGGTGGAGAACGACCACTTCCAGTTCATGCTCGTGCTGACCGCCGGCGCGCTGCATCCGCGCGAGGCCCTGGACCTGTGGCGCGGCGAGGGCCGGCCGGGCCGCGAGCGGTTCGGGGTGACGGTCAGCGCGGAGGGGCAGTGGTCGTGGCTCGACGACCCCCAGGGCCCGTACGTATGGCCCCTGGGGGAGTAG